TGTATTCGATTGGTTGGAAGGCACTtgtatgtgtaattaatgaattgtcatttccCAAGAATGATGCATCgatggttgttgttgggttgttgatgacattcacacacattgggtatgttgtgaagtcggggtctttcagtttgagttgtatgtagaaatgcaggctttgattatcctttatcctcaatggttggtatccttccttcacttgatatttcagttgcaaaacagtgttttcttggttgcaCTCCAGGACATCTTTGAGTTTCTGTTGCAAATCTTCATAGTTACAATTGGCTGAAATGTAATGTCCACtggcttcataattttcataattcattcgatcatcgaattgtccattgtagaagactaggaatggaatgtctttcctttcttgtgtttttgcaatggttattagtccgaggcaacgaattttaaaactggtttgattctgttatgaaatagagtacaaacttacttctatctctgtccctttgttcaagcattgtatttcctgtcctgattcctgattttgccatttttttgttgttaataaactacaaagaaacgagaataaaactattaagaaacttcatttaaattttgggaaactaaccatttctcaaactgttctgtcctctatcttttccaaaataaattcctgcaaaaaaaacgtaatgaaactattattaaatgattatgcaactgtaaaccaacttaaaaaccaCAATTCTATCCCCAAAATTACATAGTTCTTACTCattgtcatttttcatcatgtttattcgaatcagatcgatttacaactattataaaactaatttgctaccattaacataaatcttaccttgtatatatgctagctcttggtacttgtcatttgacacttcttcatgatttctaaaccattttaaaacgataatgcaactgtaagccaacgcaaaaaaattaaaataacttaTTAGTATCACGTGGTTCCTTAATCAGAAtcagttcttgtttattgttttTACCATCTGAATTTCCTGTTGTACACCAGTGAATCAACCAGAATGCAACTGCAAATGACGTGtatcattgttgaaaaaaattttcagttcatacctttttttttagatttgagggggagctccagatctgttcaaTACAGATTTACATTGCTTCAATCTGAATTTTCGACGCTCGTTTGAGTGATATTGCACTATAAAAACCGAAATCAAATGTTGAATTTCAGTTTCTCCACGGTTTTCCtggtctttttttaaaaaaaattttgtttAGATCCTTGGATTTGTTCGTTTCCTATTGAAATTCGACGGAATTTGTGGTTGTTTTACTTTGGATCTGGTTTCATTCTGGTTGCGTAGCCGACTGCATCGATGGAGGTTCATTCATCCTCTCCGTTTGTGACGTGCGGCTGAAGGTAAGGtcaagtggtatttttgtaatattttcattttgggttgtacaaatgttgattgggccggcccacagtattgttgtaatattttacCCTTTTTAGAATATTCttgtttttttccttttaatatTAGGTCTCACatatttaattacataaataatataagaaaatatttacCACTCATAACAAGCCACATCAGTATGGTATTAAGCACGTAGCAATGCTCATTATTGTAATATCCATTATTATTTAGATAATTTCTTATAGGTCCTCCATGACAAAAGCTTTTCATGTGGGACCTCATCATATCATAACCTTAATAGGCTGAATAATTCGATGTCATAGTTGCATTTTTTATTGATTCCCAATAATTACTAATAAtaactttaataatttataaacgaTTGAAGTTTACACGAACAGATGAGTGTTAAGCAAGCTCATAAAATTAAGACCAAGACCATAGAAGGagaagagtgatatcatggcatACGCAAAAAATTATGCAAAAATGTGGACCAATATCTACAATACTTTTTCTTTCAACTATTCATAACAATTActctataaaaatactaaacctAACTTCTAAATAAGATAATACAAACTTTGAATCATTAATTATTGGCTATGCACTTAAGCAAATTTTTAGAGTAAATTAATTCCTAAGTTTTTTTGAAAGGGTAAATTGAAAATATGCGGGATTGTATAAGATAATTAGAGCTGAATGCTAAAGTGTTTAGTTTCTTCACCTTGAGAGAGTGAGAATGTGGAAGTTACAGCTCTATTTTGATACTTAACATTGACCTTGTACTCACCTAGAAACCCATAGAAACTATATGATCCATGATTATCACTCACACCCTCTAACTCCAATGTTTGCCATTCTTTCAAAAGCTTATCAACTACATCACCAGCTGGGAGATTTTGGAGATTGTTGTCTGTCAGGCACATTTGGTAGCACCCGTTAGGATGAAGAGCAGTCCAAAGCATTATACCATTAACAGAAGGATGTGAAAAGCCTTCTCTTAAAACTTGTTCTAAGTAAATAGCCTGCAAAAGAACATAATTTTTAAGCCATTCACAATAGTAATACTACTTAACAAGTTCAAGGAGACTTTTAATAGTTGATTTGTTGCTCACCTGAGATGTTTTATcgagggttttactgatatctACTTCTGTTAGCCAAATGGGAATTCCTAGTGTGGCCAACTTATCTAGTATACCTCTCATAAGTGGAGGATTGGGTACTGTAAAATGTCCCTCTAGACCAATTCCATCCATGAAAACTCCACCTTTTTTGAGTTCTATCAACCTTGAAATAAATGTATCAACGGTGGAGTTCACATCACTGCAAGTCTCAACTACGTTGAATTCATTCATGAATAAGGTTGCCAATGGGTCGTATTTGTGTGCAGATTCATAGAAACTTAGCGTGGCGTCAGGGCCAAGCCTTTTTTCATAGAAATCAAAGTGAAGCATTTCATTGCTAACATCCCAATGAATGAACTCATCCTTATATTTGCTCAATAGGCTTTGAATTCTAAAGTCCACAGCTGATTTAAGGTCTGAACCCGTGAGATTTCTAACCCAAGGTGGTGTGTACTTGGggtcttcccaaaatatatTATGACCTCTTGCTATAATTTGATTAGCTCGAATGAACTCCAACATTTGATCTGCTATGGTATAGTTAACTTGGCCTTGTTCAGGTTCTGTTGCATACCATTTCAGTTCATTTTCAAAAACTGCAGCATTGAATCGTTTGGCAAACCATTTCTGAAATAAAACATCAACAATCAAGTAAGATTTAAGTGGTGAATTAATTTATCAAATAGTTGGTAAGCTAATCACCTGATATGGGAAATTTCCTAAGATGGTTTTTGCTATGGCAGACCCAAATGGGAAATCCTTGGCCACTTGCTCTATCAAAATTGTGGCTCCTTGTAACCTTTCTCCATTTTCATTAGAGACATGGACTGTCACAGCACGTTTCCTTTTCTACAACATTAATAATATAGAATTTCATCATAAATACTTTACAATTCCATTTAGTTTCTATGAGTTTGACAAGTACATGTAGCTAAGGAAGTGAGTATATATACTGACATAATTGACTATATATTGTTGATTTATTCTCCATTGTTCATTGGAAAATGGTTGCAGTGAAGAGCTTGCAATGCTAATACCAACATCTATATCATCCGAGCTCTACAAAACTAAGAATTAGTTAAGAGAtaatttatccttaaaaaaaccaaaattaaaaagtttagtTACCTGAAAATATAATATTGATAAATTGGAGGGTGTTTCAAGGACAAATCCACCCTTAAGGAAAGACCAACATCCACGCTTAGCCAAAACAGTCCCTACACAATTATAAGTCTCATCTTCTGTTTTTAAACTTGCCCTTATCAGAGCTGATCCCTCACCTTCTATCATAACCCAACCTGTCCATTTACCAAGTTATATTTTTGTCACCctctattttaaaatgtaaataaaagatGTTTTACATTTATTCCCAAAAAAAGGGTCCACCTTACTCGTGTAATAGTTagtgatttttttaataattattcaagACATCCTTTAATCTTTtagaaaattagaataatttacaaGTCAAGTTCAAAAGTTGTAttgtaaaattttactaaatttaGTAAAAATTTGTAAGAAAATCTTTAGATAACTATGTTTTATActgtaatataaaaaaaaattaaaattaaaattatctaTAGTTAAGAGCACATATTTTCGCACTTGGAAGCTATACTGATTACTGTGAGCTTAGAATAGTAATTTAGGAATTTATATTATAGTCTTAGACTAGTAATTTACTTAATTTTGTAAGTATTCATTTAGTACAACACGTTAGATTATATTGTATAtagtaattaatataatttatgttaTAGTTTTAGCATaataatttgtataattttctAAGTGTTCATTTAGTATACCACatgaaattatattatatatatcttatattttatcaaattatggTGTATATCATATTTTCATAACCACATATTATATAGAATTAGGTTGATGTTACGTGCAATACacgtataattagtttttattttaattaagtttaattaagtgattttaAGTGCAGTACAAGtatgtttaatatattttttaataaggtaatgtatttttattttttaatttttaaaatagggtttgagattttgatttttgagaattttttttagcCGACTACATTAGTGTGCTGTTTAGAtgtgattatatacatataaaagaaTGATTTTCATtgttatacatattttatacgtattttatattgatctctttatatataaagattatattaggaattattttgataaaatttgagtttaattagaaaattaattacttttaaaatatattttatatattatgtctaaatatatatttttaaaaaataatgatagtGATAGATACATTCTTATAAGTTATAGTTAAGAAAGTGTGGTTATTATAAAGTGTACATATTATTAGAaagatagatatatatatatcattaataattttttttaacaatatcattaatcatttttaaaataaaaaatttgtggtaaaattaaaattttaatatatatattttatatatagttgtaatttttataattaaatatatataataaaattaatttttttatataaaatatttacatcatttttatttttaaatatatataataatattataaaattaataaagaatattctgttaattaATTGAGatattctgttaaagttaacgtaaaaaatttaaaaacaccGTTAAATAAAGAATTGTGTTACATaaccatattttatatataataaatatatattaagtagatatataaaatttatgaagtgtttatttagaaattagtggaaaaaaaaaaggtacatAAAAGTTATTTCATTTAGGAAATAATGGTCATTTTCATATagtcttaaaataatttttaaggattataactacaatttttttaattatattttataatgtcacatgaaaacaatataaaaacaacacaatatatataacaaatgTTTTGAGAAAACAGTAATATGTagttttgtgaaaaaaaaagaaaaacttctaatttgtaaaattatttaaaaattgtgCATtcgtattttttataattaagtagATCATTTTGGTTTCAACTATTGGTAAAGTCTAAAACTATACCAAACTAAAGAATCATATACAATCTTTATGAAatcatttaatattatattcatTTGATCTGATCTGAAatagtttagtttgaattaaTTGGGATTTTGAATCACACATTATATGAGTTGTACATGAACATTCgaattgtaataaaataatgatatgtatatttgaaatatgtaccaaaatattagtaacaaaatattatactaatgtaatattattttttaaaaccaacaagttctaattttaataaatgtgATTCATTCAAAATTATCATGAAGTTGTATATAATTGTTTATAGAAAGCTCTATTTGCACCTCACAAAATGATAAGTATACtctaaaatttagaaaaaattaaacttaaaataatttttgagaatcactcttaatatttttaaatttttttctcatattattttgtgttaatttcaatacttattttaattttattttcataactttttttttttctaataaaatttaacataattttttatcttaatttttttgttatagtttttgaaatacaatttatttttgtttgataaacatattttttaagaatttaaattaataaaaaaataaaaaaaaaactaatataattaaatatagatatattttttatgataatatatattttatgtaaaataaaaattattcaaattaaagacatttataattttttaggtaCAAATTAAAACTACTcttatttaaaaatactattgttatataatatagtgcccctaataataatattgtcatttaacatttAGGCTGATTAATAAATTTTCcctcgaattttgacatgtactaaattatgcccctgaatttttttgaccgttaaaaattccccctaaactattaagattgttaaatttaaggacttttgtctaattttagtaaaaaaaattctaacatggatgaaagttcagggggcatgatttagtatatatcaaaatttgagggacatgatttggtagatatcatagtctggggagcatgatttagtacataaacaatcactgaaacaataaaattgaatgaaattagactaaagcccttaaatttaacaatctcaatagttcagggggaatttttaacggccaaaaaaattcaggggacataatttgatatatgtcaaagttcgggagaaaaaattactaattagtctTTTCTTTATGTATAACTTTCCTTGTGCATTGTGCAATAAGTTAGCTCAGCTCCCCTTTCTTTCGAAAAAAGTAAGTGAGCTATTGGCTTAAGAACATTTGCccttttgatttttaatttttaactttcaaCTAATATacccatatttagaaaatttgaCAAATAATTCCTCTAGTTTCATATACTTTTTTAGTATAGAATTAACAAATAATCCCTCTAATTTAATAGCccataataaaataagtataaaatttataaataattaattaacaaaagtTTGAGAATAATATTAGTTTAACAAGCATACATGACTAATCCGTTGTTTAACAAGCATACATCACTAATCCGTTGTAGTCTAGTTGGTCAGGATACTCGGCTCTCACCCGAGAGACCCGGGTTCAAGTCCCGGCAACGGAATTCTTTTTTacgatttattattattattttgggttTTGAGAACTGAAAGaaatgtgtggaaataaataAGAGATGGAATGGAGGACTCAACTGGAGAAGCAGTAAATGGTGGATTGAGTTAGGTTGCGAAGTATGAACGCAGGTGAATAGAAACCATCATCACTTCCATATTCCCCAACAGCCCTAGGCTTCTCTTTATTAAGAATACCCCCATTGTAGAGTGGCCTCTCTGGCTTCACTTTACACTGCAACAACAACCATATAATATTATTCTGATTAAccaataacaataacaataataataataaatacctCAGTGTAAGCCGTAAAATCATACAAAGGCCCATCTGCTGCATTACCAAAATAATGAGCCACACAATCATTAAactagttattaaaaaaaaaattactattatcaAATCAAATAATAGAGTGATGAGAGATCAGTACCCAATGAAGCAACAACTAAAAAGGGACATATATTGAATAAGAAGAGAACAAGGATCAATCTCATCTTCATAGGAGTAAATAGTACCAAAAATACTATTGCTCCTCTGACGATTGATCAGCAAGAGTGAAAGTAAGACGTAAACAGCTGAGGCCTGAGTTAATTGAGGCTCAGAAATGGGAAccccaataattataataataataatgtgatGGTCACAAGGAGAACAGAGCAATGAGGTCAGTAGCCAAGGTTCTGTACTCAACTATATCCGTGTCTAGTTCACATGCCTTAaatatgtttttgttttgtgtgttTGTGATGAGAGAGTGCTTTCACATGTGATGACCAACCATACACAATTTATAGAGGAAAATCCTAGCCGTTGGCCTAGGAGTAATAGTACTAGTAGTACTAGAGTACCCCATGTTTGGTGCTTTTTAAGTTTAAGCCCTTTCTAatccttttgttttttttttcttttaccagTCAAGTTAAGATTTTTGTTCCTTGATTTGGCCGTATCGATGTTTGCCTAAACTTTAGTCATTATTAATTGGATGCTTTAATGTGATATTTGCGTgc
Above is a genomic segment from Cannabis sativa cultivar Pink pepper isolate KNU-18-1 unplaced genomic scaffold, ASM2916894v1 Contig3, whole genome shotgun sequence containing:
- the LOC115704594 gene encoding endo-1,4-beta-xylanase 5 isoform X1, producing MKMRLILVLFLFNICPFLVVASLADGPLYDFTAYTECKVKPERPLYNGGILNKEKPRAVGEYGSDDGFYSPAFILRNLTQSTIYCFSSWVMIEGEGSALIRASLKTEDETYNCVGTVLAKRGCWSFLKGGFVLETPSNLSILYFQSSDDIDVGISIASSSLQPFSNEQWRINQQYIVNYKRKRAVTVHVSNENGERLQGATILIEQVAKDFPFGSAIAKTILGNFPYQKWFAKRFNAAVFENELKWYATEPEQGQVNYTIADQMLEFIRANQIIARGHNIFWEDPKYTPPWVRNLTGSDLKSAVDFRIQSLLSKYKDEFIHWDVSNEMLHFDFYEKRLGPDATLSFYESAHKYDPLATLFMNEFNVVETCSDVNSTVDTFISRLIELKKGGVFMDGIGLEGHFTVPNPPLMRGILDKLATLGIPIWLTEVDISKTLDKTSQAIYLEQVLREGFSHPSVNGIMLWTALHPNGCYQMCLTDNNLQNLPAGDVVDKLLKEWQTLELEGVSDNHGSYSFYGFLGEYKVNVKYQNRAVTSTFSLSQGEETKHFSIQL
- the LOC115704594 gene encoding endo-1,4-beta-xylanase 5 isoform X2, whose translation is MKMRLILVLFLFNICPFLVVASLDGPLYDFTAYTECKVKPERPLYNGGILNKEKPRAVGEYGSDDGFYSPAFILRNLTQSTIYCFSSWVMIEGEGSALIRASLKTEDETYNCVGTVLAKRGCWSFLKGGFVLETPSNLSILYFQSSDDIDVGISIASSSLQPFSNEQWRINQQYIVNYKRKRAVTVHVSNENGERLQGATILIEQVAKDFPFGSAIAKTILGNFPYQKWFAKRFNAAVFENELKWYATEPEQGQVNYTIADQMLEFIRANQIIARGHNIFWEDPKYTPPWVRNLTGSDLKSAVDFRIQSLLSKYKDEFIHWDVSNEMLHFDFYEKRLGPDATLSFYESAHKYDPLATLFMNEFNVVETCSDVNSTVDTFISRLIELKKGGVFMDGIGLEGHFTVPNPPLMRGILDKLATLGIPIWLTEVDISKTLDKTSQAIYLEQVLREGFSHPSVNGIMLWTALHPNGCYQMCLTDNNLQNLPAGDVVDKLLKEWQTLELEGVSDNHGSYSFYGFLGEYKVNVKYQNRAVTSTFSLSQGEETKHFSIQL